In Mytilus trossulus isolate FHL-02 chromosome 14, PNRI_Mtr1.1.1.hap1, whole genome shotgun sequence, a genomic segment contains:
- the LOC134696353 gene encoding uncharacterized protein LOC134696353 — protein sequence MKEKSEEIKRLAKTKLTDMKAKLQSVSKLAEKTKMVHIPNLDNESEMAVAKIRSFEKDLQKLISTKADIKVNEVQDVAQWKKEELQSVLKNKERIYRKQTAVYESLETLLSEEHAVSFLVSYQTLNREMCDLTNEAQDDIEPYHTRAPDLKGFLDETIISLQEYRKKLK from the exons ATGAAAGAAAAATCCGAAGAAATTAAAAGACTAGCCAAAACCAAACTAACAGATATGAAAGCCAAACTTCAGAGCGTGTCAAAATTGGCTGAGAAAACAAAGATGGTCCACATACCAAATTTGGATAACGAATCAGAAATGGCTGTTGCTAAGATCCGTTCTTTTGAAAAGGATTTACAAAAGCTAATTAGCACAAAAGCTGATATCAAGGTCAACGAAGTTCAGGATGTAGCTCAGTGGAAAAAAGAGGAGCTACAAAGtgtcttaaaaaataaagaaagaatttACAGAAAACAAACAGCTGTTTATGAAAGTCTTGAGACACTTTTGTCAGAAGAGCACGCAGTCTCATTCTTGGTGTCTTATCAAACCCTAAATAGAGAGATGTGTGATCTGACCAATGAGGCACAGGATGATATAGAACCATATCACACACGGGCGCCAGATCTGAAAGGATTTCTGGACGAAACCATTATTTCCTTGCAGGAGTACAGAAAGAA ATTAAAATAG